A window of Diospyros lotus cultivar Yz01 chromosome 14, ASM1463336v1, whole genome shotgun sequence contains these coding sequences:
- the LOC127791085 gene encoding uncharacterized protein LOC127791085, with protein sequence MTLSSTVTPMAKSIFKAQIFRSNGPIVNATRAGNGASCLPSAERLARIRLAVLPPHLRARPLPVEVRHRSFLPRPPLPSLLQSRPPPLSALMTSVTDPAPDDSRSGLLEQVRVVVKGTVQGVFYRDWTVENAKELGLQGWVRNRRDGSVEALFYGTDDKVHEMRRRCWRGPPAARVTNVEVYPCSDDPGTGFVRKPTV encoded by the exons ATGACATTATCATCCACAGTCACTCCAATGGCGAAATCGATCTTCAAAGCCCAGATATTTCGCAGCAATGGCCCGATTGTCAATGCCACAAGAGCCGGAAATGGTGCTAGTTGTTTACCATCGGCAGAACGACTCGCCCGCATCCGTCTTGCTGTACTACCTCCTCATCTTCGTGCTCGTCCTCTTCCTGTTGAAGTTCGCCATCGTAGCTTTCTTCCTCGTCCTCCTCTACCTTCTCTGCTTCAATCTCGTCCACCTCCTCTTTCAGCTCTTATGACCTCCGTAACCGATCCCGCCCCCGACGATTCGAGATCT GGTTTACTGGAGCAGGTGAGAGTGGTGGTGAAAGGGACGGTGCAAGGGGTCTTTTACAGGGACTGGACAGTGGAAAATGCCAAGGAGTTGGGATTGCAGGGTTGGGTTCGGAACCGGCGAGATGGCTCTGTGGAGGCGCTGTTTTATGGGACAGATGACAAGGTTCATGAGATGCGACGGCGGTGTTGGAGGGGCCCGCCGGCTGCCAGGGTCACCAACGTTGAGGTTTATCCATGCAGCGATGATCCTGGCACCGGTTTTGTGCGTAAACCAACTGTTTGA
- the LOC127791083 gene encoding phosphoglycerate kinase, cytosolic-like isoform X5 codes for MNTASNRRVLLLSRAAQRSYRRFCCEGVGHQHAELLLRIEEEAKGYVISKLGSASLSTLLQPKPILDNGKYVTFLGYRGNRFSMRAGTRNVLDHAKTFSHRVKEKVCDESELNSFPHVQTLRRIPKEELLRKVVMVRFDSTILLHEDLHQQSPSVSNALFTITYLYNAGAKIILVSNWSVKTNSKFFAAESVAEFLSVILQLKVVPAKLVGRMQSIVENEEKSDILLLENLSQFREELANCSKFAELLSAGIDIFVNDAFSQSHRILVSSVGITSFCHACVAGFHFEGALHQLKQLVVSNKKPYLAIIGGSNLLEKAAALHFLASRCDGLVFVGMMAFQIMHVQGLPVPMKLVEPAANEEALNIIQAAKFRSIPILFPEDFWCMSGRRENQVELFPAHCIPDGWVPVDIGPKSLGKISSFLSRSKKILWIGPLKFGLSGHDTIGASKLAIMLGQLNQKNCDITVVGNLTCKAFTMVSSSFSIHNMAGSASVVWEILRGRNLPGLMALDRAYPFEIDWSATYRNPARPLVVDIGSGNGLFLLEMARRRKDLNFLGLEINEKLVSHCLSCVQQSGMRNGYFIATNATSTFRSIISSYPGKLVLVSIQLQLNMLINLLASEREWATFFRPFFRLTGRSRSTISQSSVVVLNNNRLESKMWDL; via the exons ATGAATACGGCTTCAAACAGAAGGGTCCTCTTGTTGTCCCGTGCCGCCCAGAGGAGTTACAGAAGATTCTGCTGCGAAGGAGTGGGGCACCAACATGCAGAACTGCTGCTACGGATAGAAGAAGAGGCTAAGGGCTATGTAATCTCTAAATTAGGTTCTGCAAG TTTGTCAACACTCCTTCAACCTAAACCAATACTGGATAATGGAAAGTATGTAACTTTCCTGGGATACCGAGGAAATCGATTTTCAATGCGAG CAGGTACTAGGAATGTGCTAGATCATGCCAAAACATTTTCGCATCGAGTTAAG GAGAAAGTTTGTGATGAATCAGAATTAAATTCATTTCCACATGTGCAAACCCTTAGAAGAATTCCCAAGGAGGAGCTTCTCAGAAAAGTTGTAATGGTCAGATTTGATTCTACCATCCTACTTCATGAAGATCTGCACCAGCAATCTCCATCCGTCAGCAATGCGCTTTTCACTATTACATACTTGTACAATGCTGGGGCCAAAATAATTCTAGTTAGTAACTGGAGTGTGAAAACTAATTCGAAGTTTTTTGCAGCAGAATCTGTTGCAG AGTTTCTGTCAGTGATTCTCCAACTTAAAGTTGTGCCAGCAAAACTTGTTGGTAGGATGCAGTCTATTGTGGAAAATGAAGAGAAATCTGATATCCTTCTTCTCGAGAATCTTTCTCAGTTCAGAGAGGAACTTGCTAATTGTTCGAAGTTTGCTGAACTATTGTCAGCAGGAATTGATATCTTTGTTAATGATGCATTTTCTCAATCTCATAGAATTCTCGTTTCATCTGTTGGTATTACTAGCTTCTGCCATGCATGTGTTGCTGGTTTTCATTTTGAAGGAGCTCTGCATCAACTAAAGCAGCTTGTGGTTTCCAATAAAAAGCCATATCTTGCTATT ATTGGAGGGAGTAATCTCTTAGAAAAAGCAGCTGCTTTACATTTTCTAGCTTCTAGATGTGATGGTTTGGTGTTTGTTGGAATGATGGCATTTCAAATAATGCATGTTCAAGGATTGCCTGTTCCTATGAAGTTGGTAGAACCAGCTGCAAATGAAGAAGCTTTAAATATAATTCAGGCTGCAAAGTTCAGAAGCATTCCAATTTTATTTCCGGAAGATTTTTGGTGCATGAGTGGTCGTCGTGAAAACCAAGTTGAATTATTTCCTGCTCATTGTATTCCAGATG GGTGGGTACCTGTTGATATCGGGCCGAAGTCTCTAGGGAAaatttcttccttcctctcaagATCTAAG AAAATTTTATGGATTGGTCCACTAAAATTTGGCTTGTCAGGTCATGACACCATTGGTGCATCAAAGTTGGCAATAATGCTTGGTCAactaaatcaaaaaaattgtgATATAACTGTTGTTGGAAATTTGACCTGCAAAGCTTTTACAATGGTGTCAAGTTCATTCTCAATACACAATATGGCTGGCAGTGCTTCAGTTGTGTGGGAGATTCTCAGAGGAAGAAATCTACCAGGGCTCATGGCCTTAGATAGA GCATATCCATTTGAGATTGATTGGAGTGCTACGTATAGGAATCCTGCTCGTCCTTTGGTAGTTGACATTGGAAGTG GCAATGGATTATTTCTCCTTGAAATGGCTAGGAGGAGGAaggatttgaattttcttgGGTTAGAGATAAATGAAAAG CTTGTAAGCCATTGTCTAAGTTGTGTTCAGCAATCTGGCATGAGAAACGG aTACTTCATTGCAACAAATGCAACATCAACCTTTCGATCTATAATTTCAAGTTACCCAGGAAAGCTGGTGCTTGTGTCCATACAG
- the LOC127791083 gene encoding phosphoglycerate kinase, cytosolic-like isoform X10, with protein MNTASNRRVLLLSRAAQRSYRRFCCEGVGHQHAELLLRIEEEAKGYVISKLGSASLSTLLQPKPILDNGKYVTFLGYRGNRFSMRAGTRNVLDHAKTFSHRVKEKVCDESELNSFPHVQTLRRIPKEELLRKVVMVRFDSTILLHEDLHQQSPSVSNALFTITYLYNAGAKIILVSNWSVKTNSKFFAAESVAEFLSVILQLKVVPAKLVGRMQSIVENEEKSDILLLENLSQFREELANCSKFAELLSAGIDIFVNDAFSQSHRILVSSVGITSFCHACVAGFHFEGALHQLKQLVVSNKKPYLAIIGGSNLLEKAAALHFLASRCDGLVFVGMMAFQIMHVQGLPVPMKLVEPAANEEALNIIQAAKFRSIPILFPEDFWCMSGRRENQVELFPAHCIPDGWVPVDIGPKSLGKISSFLSRSKKILWIGPLKFGLSGHDTIGASKLAIMLGQLNQKNCDITVVGNLTCKAFTMVSSSFSIHNMAGSASVVWEILRGRNLPGLMALDRAYPFEIDWSATYRNPARPLVVDIGSGNGLFLLEMARRRKDLNFLGLEINEKILHCNKCNINLSIYNFKLPRKAGACVHTAPVKYADQFVGE; from the exons ATGAATACGGCTTCAAACAGAAGGGTCCTCTTGTTGTCCCGTGCCGCCCAGAGGAGTTACAGAAGATTCTGCTGCGAAGGAGTGGGGCACCAACATGCAGAACTGCTGCTACGGATAGAAGAAGAGGCTAAGGGCTATGTAATCTCTAAATTAGGTTCTGCAAG TTTGTCAACACTCCTTCAACCTAAACCAATACTGGATAATGGAAAGTATGTAACTTTCCTGGGATACCGAGGAAATCGATTTTCAATGCGAG CAGGTACTAGGAATGTGCTAGATCATGCCAAAACATTTTCGCATCGAGTTAAG GAGAAAGTTTGTGATGAATCAGAATTAAATTCATTTCCACATGTGCAAACCCTTAGAAGAATTCCCAAGGAGGAGCTTCTCAGAAAAGTTGTAATGGTCAGATTTGATTCTACCATCCTACTTCATGAAGATCTGCACCAGCAATCTCCATCCGTCAGCAATGCGCTTTTCACTATTACATACTTGTACAATGCTGGGGCCAAAATAATTCTAGTTAGTAACTGGAGTGTGAAAACTAATTCGAAGTTTTTTGCAGCAGAATCTGTTGCAG AGTTTCTGTCAGTGATTCTCCAACTTAAAGTTGTGCCAGCAAAACTTGTTGGTAGGATGCAGTCTATTGTGGAAAATGAAGAGAAATCTGATATCCTTCTTCTCGAGAATCTTTCTCAGTTCAGAGAGGAACTTGCTAATTGTTCGAAGTTTGCTGAACTATTGTCAGCAGGAATTGATATCTTTGTTAATGATGCATTTTCTCAATCTCATAGAATTCTCGTTTCATCTGTTGGTATTACTAGCTTCTGCCATGCATGTGTTGCTGGTTTTCATTTTGAAGGAGCTCTGCATCAACTAAAGCAGCTTGTGGTTTCCAATAAAAAGCCATATCTTGCTATT ATTGGAGGGAGTAATCTCTTAGAAAAAGCAGCTGCTTTACATTTTCTAGCTTCTAGATGTGATGGTTTGGTGTTTGTTGGAATGATGGCATTTCAAATAATGCATGTTCAAGGATTGCCTGTTCCTATGAAGTTGGTAGAACCAGCTGCAAATGAAGAAGCTTTAAATATAATTCAGGCTGCAAAGTTCAGAAGCATTCCAATTTTATTTCCGGAAGATTTTTGGTGCATGAGTGGTCGTCGTGAAAACCAAGTTGAATTATTTCCTGCTCATTGTATTCCAGATG GGTGGGTACCTGTTGATATCGGGCCGAAGTCTCTAGGGAAaatttcttccttcctctcaagATCTAAG AAAATTTTATGGATTGGTCCACTAAAATTTGGCTTGTCAGGTCATGACACCATTGGTGCATCAAAGTTGGCAATAATGCTTGGTCAactaaatcaaaaaaattgtgATATAACTGTTGTTGGAAATTTGACCTGCAAAGCTTTTACAATGGTGTCAAGTTCATTCTCAATACACAATATGGCTGGCAGTGCTTCAGTTGTGTGGGAGATTCTCAGAGGAAGAAATCTACCAGGGCTCATGGCCTTAGATAGA GCATATCCATTTGAGATTGATTGGAGTGCTACGTATAGGAATCCTGCTCGTCCTTTGGTAGTTGACATTGGAAGTG GCAATGGATTATTTCTCCTTGAAATGGCTAGGAGGAGGAaggatttgaattttcttgGGTTAGAGATAAATGAAAAG aTACTTCATTGCAACAAATGCAACATCAACCTTTCGATCTATAATTTCAAGTTACCCAGGAAAGCTGGTGCTTGTGTCCATACAG
- the LOC127791083 gene encoding phosphoglycerate kinase, cytosolic-like isoform X6, whose product MNTASNRRVLLLSRAAQRSYRRFCCEGVGHQHAELLLRIEEEAKGYVISKLGSASLSTLLQPKPILDNGKYVTFLGYRGNRFSMRAGTRNVLDHAKTFSHRVKEKVCDESELNSFPHVQTLRRIPKEELLRKVVMVRFDSTILLHEDLHQQSPSVSNALFTITYLYNAGAKIILVSNWSVKTNSKFFAAESVAEFLSVILQLKVVPAKLVGRMQSIVENEEKSDILLLENLSQFREELANCSKFAELLSAGIDIFVNDAFSQSHRILVSSVGITSFCHACVAGFHFEGALHQLKQLVVSNKKPYLAIIGGSNLLEKAAALHFLASRCDGLVFVGMMAFQIMHVQGLPVPMKLVEPAANEEALNIIQAAKFRSIPILFPEDFWCMSGRRENQVELFPAHCIPDGWVPVDIGPKSLGKISSFLSRSKKILWIGPLKFGLSGHDTIGASKLAIMLGQLNQKNCDITVVGNLTCKAFTMVSSSFSIHNMAGSASVVWEILRGRNLPGLMALDRAYPFEIDWSATYRNPARPLVVDIGSGNGLFLLEMARRRKDLNFLGLEINEKLVSHCLSCVQQSGMRNGYFIATNATSTFRSIISSYPGKLVLVSIQCPDPDFNKPQHCWSMLQRPLIEAIADLLASDGKSHGI is encoded by the exons ATGAATACGGCTTCAAACAGAAGGGTCCTCTTGTTGTCCCGTGCCGCCCAGAGGAGTTACAGAAGATTCTGCTGCGAAGGAGTGGGGCACCAACATGCAGAACTGCTGCTACGGATAGAAGAAGAGGCTAAGGGCTATGTAATCTCTAAATTAGGTTCTGCAAG TTTGTCAACACTCCTTCAACCTAAACCAATACTGGATAATGGAAAGTATGTAACTTTCCTGGGATACCGAGGAAATCGATTTTCAATGCGAG CAGGTACTAGGAATGTGCTAGATCATGCCAAAACATTTTCGCATCGAGTTAAG GAGAAAGTTTGTGATGAATCAGAATTAAATTCATTTCCACATGTGCAAACCCTTAGAAGAATTCCCAAGGAGGAGCTTCTCAGAAAAGTTGTAATGGTCAGATTTGATTCTACCATCCTACTTCATGAAGATCTGCACCAGCAATCTCCATCCGTCAGCAATGCGCTTTTCACTATTACATACTTGTACAATGCTGGGGCCAAAATAATTCTAGTTAGTAACTGGAGTGTGAAAACTAATTCGAAGTTTTTTGCAGCAGAATCTGTTGCAG AGTTTCTGTCAGTGATTCTCCAACTTAAAGTTGTGCCAGCAAAACTTGTTGGTAGGATGCAGTCTATTGTGGAAAATGAAGAGAAATCTGATATCCTTCTTCTCGAGAATCTTTCTCAGTTCAGAGAGGAACTTGCTAATTGTTCGAAGTTTGCTGAACTATTGTCAGCAGGAATTGATATCTTTGTTAATGATGCATTTTCTCAATCTCATAGAATTCTCGTTTCATCTGTTGGTATTACTAGCTTCTGCCATGCATGTGTTGCTGGTTTTCATTTTGAAGGAGCTCTGCATCAACTAAAGCAGCTTGTGGTTTCCAATAAAAAGCCATATCTTGCTATT ATTGGAGGGAGTAATCTCTTAGAAAAAGCAGCTGCTTTACATTTTCTAGCTTCTAGATGTGATGGTTTGGTGTTTGTTGGAATGATGGCATTTCAAATAATGCATGTTCAAGGATTGCCTGTTCCTATGAAGTTGGTAGAACCAGCTGCAAATGAAGAAGCTTTAAATATAATTCAGGCTGCAAAGTTCAGAAGCATTCCAATTTTATTTCCGGAAGATTTTTGGTGCATGAGTGGTCGTCGTGAAAACCAAGTTGAATTATTTCCTGCTCATTGTATTCCAGATG GGTGGGTACCTGTTGATATCGGGCCGAAGTCTCTAGGGAAaatttcttccttcctctcaagATCTAAG AAAATTTTATGGATTGGTCCACTAAAATTTGGCTTGTCAGGTCATGACACCATTGGTGCATCAAAGTTGGCAATAATGCTTGGTCAactaaatcaaaaaaattgtgATATAACTGTTGTTGGAAATTTGACCTGCAAAGCTTTTACAATGGTGTCAAGTTCATTCTCAATACACAATATGGCTGGCAGTGCTTCAGTTGTGTGGGAGATTCTCAGAGGAAGAAATCTACCAGGGCTCATGGCCTTAGATAGA GCATATCCATTTGAGATTGATTGGAGTGCTACGTATAGGAATCCTGCTCGTCCTTTGGTAGTTGACATTGGAAGTG GCAATGGATTATTTCTCCTTGAAATGGCTAGGAGGAGGAaggatttgaattttcttgGGTTAGAGATAAATGAAAAG CTTGTAAGCCATTGTCTAAGTTGTGTTCAGCAATCTGGCATGAGAAACGG aTACTTCATTGCAACAAATGCAACATCAACCTTTCGATCTATAATTTCAAGTTACCCAGGAAAGCTGGTGCTTGTGTCCATACAG
- the LOC127791083 gene encoding phosphoglycerate kinase, cytosolic-like isoform X11, producing MNTASNRRVLLLSRAAQRSYRRFCCEGVGHQHAELLLRIEEEAKGYVISKLGSASLSTLLQPKPILDNGKYVTFLGYRGNRFSMRAGTRNVLDHAKTFSHRVKEKVCDESELNSFPHVQTLRRIPKEELLRKVVMVRFDSTILLHEDLHQQSPSVSNALFTITYLYNAGAKIILVSNWSVKTNSKFFAAESVAEFLSVILQLKVVPAKLVGRMQSIVENEEKSDILLLENLSQFREELANCSKFAELLSAGIDIFVNDAFSQSHRILVSSVGITSFCHACVAGFHFEGALHQLKQLVVSNKKPYLAIIGGSNLLEKAAALHFLASRCDGLVFVGMMAFQIMHVQGLPVPMKLVEPAANEEALNIIQAAKFRSIPILFPEDFWCMSGRRENQVELFPAHCIPDGWVPVDIGPKSLGKISSFLSRSKKILWIGPLKFGLSGHDTIGASKLAIMLGQLNQKNCDITVVGNLTCKAFTMVSSSFSIHNMAGSASVVWEILRGRNLPGLMALDRAYPFEIDWSATYRNPARPLVVDIGSGNGLFLLEMARRRKDLNFLGLEINEKILHCNKCNINLSIYNFKLPRKAGACVHTVPRS from the exons ATGAATACGGCTTCAAACAGAAGGGTCCTCTTGTTGTCCCGTGCCGCCCAGAGGAGTTACAGAAGATTCTGCTGCGAAGGAGTGGGGCACCAACATGCAGAACTGCTGCTACGGATAGAAGAAGAGGCTAAGGGCTATGTAATCTCTAAATTAGGTTCTGCAAG TTTGTCAACACTCCTTCAACCTAAACCAATACTGGATAATGGAAAGTATGTAACTTTCCTGGGATACCGAGGAAATCGATTTTCAATGCGAG CAGGTACTAGGAATGTGCTAGATCATGCCAAAACATTTTCGCATCGAGTTAAG GAGAAAGTTTGTGATGAATCAGAATTAAATTCATTTCCACATGTGCAAACCCTTAGAAGAATTCCCAAGGAGGAGCTTCTCAGAAAAGTTGTAATGGTCAGATTTGATTCTACCATCCTACTTCATGAAGATCTGCACCAGCAATCTCCATCCGTCAGCAATGCGCTTTTCACTATTACATACTTGTACAATGCTGGGGCCAAAATAATTCTAGTTAGTAACTGGAGTGTGAAAACTAATTCGAAGTTTTTTGCAGCAGAATCTGTTGCAG AGTTTCTGTCAGTGATTCTCCAACTTAAAGTTGTGCCAGCAAAACTTGTTGGTAGGATGCAGTCTATTGTGGAAAATGAAGAGAAATCTGATATCCTTCTTCTCGAGAATCTTTCTCAGTTCAGAGAGGAACTTGCTAATTGTTCGAAGTTTGCTGAACTATTGTCAGCAGGAATTGATATCTTTGTTAATGATGCATTTTCTCAATCTCATAGAATTCTCGTTTCATCTGTTGGTATTACTAGCTTCTGCCATGCATGTGTTGCTGGTTTTCATTTTGAAGGAGCTCTGCATCAACTAAAGCAGCTTGTGGTTTCCAATAAAAAGCCATATCTTGCTATT ATTGGAGGGAGTAATCTCTTAGAAAAAGCAGCTGCTTTACATTTTCTAGCTTCTAGATGTGATGGTTTGGTGTTTGTTGGAATGATGGCATTTCAAATAATGCATGTTCAAGGATTGCCTGTTCCTATGAAGTTGGTAGAACCAGCTGCAAATGAAGAAGCTTTAAATATAATTCAGGCTGCAAAGTTCAGAAGCATTCCAATTTTATTTCCGGAAGATTTTTGGTGCATGAGTGGTCGTCGTGAAAACCAAGTTGAATTATTTCCTGCTCATTGTATTCCAGATG GGTGGGTACCTGTTGATATCGGGCCGAAGTCTCTAGGGAAaatttcttccttcctctcaagATCTAAG AAAATTTTATGGATTGGTCCACTAAAATTTGGCTTGTCAGGTCATGACACCATTGGTGCATCAAAGTTGGCAATAATGCTTGGTCAactaaatcaaaaaaattgtgATATAACTGTTGTTGGAAATTTGACCTGCAAAGCTTTTACAATGGTGTCAAGTTCATTCTCAATACACAATATGGCTGGCAGTGCTTCAGTTGTGTGGGAGATTCTCAGAGGAAGAAATCTACCAGGGCTCATGGCCTTAGATAGA GCATATCCATTTGAGATTGATTGGAGTGCTACGTATAGGAATCCTGCTCGTCCTTTGGTAGTTGACATTGGAAGTG GCAATGGATTATTTCTCCTTGAAATGGCTAGGAGGAGGAaggatttgaattttcttgGGTTAGAGATAAATGAAAAG aTACTTCATTGCAACAAATGCAACATCAACCTTTCGATCTATAATTTCAAGTTACCCAGGAAAGCTGGTGCTTGTGTCCATACAG
- the LOC127789574 gene encoding heavy metal-associated isoprenylated plant protein 3-like, protein MGEKDAGKGEGQKKKADAGKKDDGPVTVELKLDLHCEGCVKKIKRTVRSNLRGVKEVKADLSSSKVTVIGKVDPETVKEIVEYKLHKKVELVSPQPKKPAATGGGGGDKKPEEKSDKKSEDKKSDDKPPKESTAVFKIPLHCEGCAHKIRRTIQKFKGVTSATIDGQKDLVTVTGTMAVKDLATFLKEKLKRGVEIVQPKKEAGGGGKTEKEGGADKKDKEAANAGEKKVEANKMEYYGYSANSYNVMPIVHSQGYPVDHGYGMPMYHKGYVGPSYDQGYGSHGYAVAGSSQPPPPPPPPPMPYAHAPQMFSDENPNACSVM, encoded by the exons ATGGGCGAG AAGGATGCGGGGAAAGGCGAAGGGCAAAAGAAGAAGGCCGACGCCGGCAAGAAGGACGACGGCCCAGTCACAGTTGAGCTGAAGCTCGATCTGCATTGCGAAGGCTGCGTCAAGAAAATCAAGCGCACCGTCCGGAGTAATCTCCGTG GCGTGAAAGAAGTGAAGGCCGACCTTTCGAGCAGCAAAGTGACGGTGATCGGGAAGGTTGATCCGGAGACGGTTAAGGAGATAGTGGAATACAAGCTTCATAAGAAGGTGGAGCTCGTTTCTCCTCAGCCGAAAAAGCCCGCAGCCaccggcggcggcggcggcgataAGAAGCCGGAGGAGAAATCGGATAAAAAATCAGAAGACAAGAAGTCGGACGATAAGCCGCCCAAAGAG agCACGGCGGTTTTTAAGATTCCATTACATTGCGAGGGATGCGCTCATAAGATAAGACGCACAATACAAAAATTCAAAG GGGTGACCTCGGCGACAATAGATGGGCAAAAGGATTTGGTCACGGTGACAGGGACCATGGCCGTGAAGGATCTGGCGACATTCTTGAAAGAAAAACTGAAGCGGGGTGTGGAGATTGTACAGCCGAAGAAAGAGGCCGGCGGAGGCGGAAAAACAGAGAAAGAAGGCGGCGCAGACAAAAAGGACAAGGAAGCTGCCAACGCCGGTGAGAAGAAAGTTGAGGCGAACAAAATGGAGTACTACGGATATTCAGCGAACTCGTATAACGTCATGCCAATAGTCCATAGCCAAGGTTATCCGGTGGATCATGGTTACGGCATGCCCATGTATCATAAAGGATATGTCGGTCCGAGTTACGATCAGGGTTATGGCAGCCATGGCTATGCGGTGGCGGGGTCCTCTcagccgccgccgcctcctcctcctcctcctatgCCTTACGCCCACGCACCTCAGATGTTCAGTGATGAAAATCCCAATGCTTGTTCGGTAATGTAA